In Molothrus aeneus isolate 106 chromosome 25, BPBGC_Maene_1.0, whole genome shotgun sequence, one DNA window encodes the following:
- the UTP18 gene encoding U3 small nucleolar RNA-associated protein 18 homolog, whose amino-acid sequence MKVAKKVSKATKAGKMTKPKRTAKRLLVVANQAAAAEAARRARHLKALSCVSGAERELEELVFGDSLNGQEDELLRRLAGPRRVTAAEGKDLQEESSNSGVENEAKRDLLLKSPAWVDEDDEAEENVDMTHKYRKDLMKSDAETTLTKKKLKKRLEEQFQQAMGGVPAWADLENRKNSKRTLSDSDSDEDDDLLRRTGNFITSSESLPKGILKMSTCLPANQERFANGKLVTVQFHPSAQVVMTAGHDRSVSLFQVDGIRNPKIQSIYLESFPIYKAHFSVDGEQVIATGTHHSMFFVYDMMAGRIIPIPKVRGVEEKFLRNFELSPDGSFMLLIGNSGYLHLLSMKTKELIRTMKVNGRCTASAFTPDSSKIYSYSKEGEVFIWDVRSQKSLHKFEDEGSLEGKCIAVSKNNQYVACGSSSGVVNLYTTDACLKENRPKPVKAIMNLVTSATCVTFNPTTEILAVASRDTDEAVKLVHLPSYTVFSNFPVFRKKQIYLTQSMDFSPRSGYFSVANNKGKALLFRLKHYSFF is encoded by the exons ATGAAGGTGGCGAAGAAAGTGTCTAAAGCGACCAAAGCGGGTAAAATGACGAAACCCAAGCGGACGGCGAAGCGGCTCCTGGTTGTGGCGAATCAGGCGGCGGCCGCCGAGGCAGCGCGACGCGCCCGCCACCTGAAGGCGCTGAGTTGCGTGTCAGGCGCCGAgcgggagctggaggagctggtaTTCGGTGATAGCCTCAATGGGCAGGAGGACGAGCTGCTGCGGCGCCTGGCCGGGCCTCGACGG GTTACtgctgcagaggggaaggaCCTCCAGGAAGAGTCCAGCAATTCGGGGGtggaaaatgaagcaaaacgTGACTTACTGCTCAAAAGTCCGGCCTGGGTAGATGAGGACGATGAAGCTGAGGAAAA CGTTGATATGACCCATAAGTACAGGAAAGATTTAATGAAAAGTGATGCTGAGACAACGCTTACTAAgaaaaaactaaagaaaagaCTTGAGGAACA GTTTCAGCAAGCCATGGGAGGAGTTCCTGCCTGGGCTGATCTAGAAAACAGGAAGAACTCCAAAAGGACTTTGAGTGATA GTGACagtgatgaagatgatgatcTGCTACGCAGGACCGGCAATTTCATAACAAGCTCAGAGTCTCTGCCAAAAGGGATTTTGAAG ATGAGCACCTGCCTTCCTGCCAACCAGGAACGTTTTGCCAATGGAAAACTGGTGACTGTACAGTTTCATCCTTCAGCTCAAGTGGTGATGACAGCTGGGCATGATCGCTCTGTGTCCCTCTTCCAG GTGGACGGTATAAGGAACCCAAAAATACAGAGCATCTATTTAGAGAGTTTTCCAATTTATAAGGCTCATTTCAGTGTGGATGGAGAACAAGTTATAGCCACTGGTACTCACCACAGCATGTTCTTTGTGTATGACATGATGGCTGGGAGAATCATCCCTATCCCAAAAGTACGAG GTGTGGAGGAAAAATTCCTCAGAAACTTCGAACTGTCTCCAGATGGATCATTTATGCTGCTGATTGGAAATTCAGGTTACCTTCACTTGCTGTCCATGAAG ACGAAAGAACTGATCAGAACTATGAAAGTGAATGGAAGGTGCACTGCCTCTGCTTTCACCCCAGACAGCAGTAAAATATACAGCTATTCAA AGGAAGGCGAAGTTTTCATTTGGGATGTGAGAAGCCAAAAGAGTCTACACAAATTTGAAGATGAAGGTTCTTTGGAAGGAAAGTGCATTGCTGTTTCAAAAAATAACCAGTATGTGGCATGTGG TTCATCTTCTGGAGTTGTAAATTTATACACTACTGATGCCTGCCTCAAAGAAAACCGTCCTAAACCAGTTAAGGCCATAATGAACCTTGTTACTTCTGCCACCTGCGTGACCTTTAATCCCACCACAGAGATTTTGGCAGTGGCTTCCCGTGACACTGATGAGGCTGTCAAATTG GTGCATCTTCCTTCATATACTGTATTCTCAAATTTCCCagtcttcagaaaaaaacagatttatCTTACTCAATCTATGGACTTCTCTCCCAGAAGTGGATATTTCTCTGTAGCAAATAACAAAGGCAAAGCTTTGTTATTTAG gctGAAACATTATTCATTCTTCTGA